The Nitrospira sp. genome contains a region encoding:
- a CDS encoding TonB-dependent siderophore receptor: MERRELGDNEHASRSQEDNTRWLHAWLPSLRLGFLIVTLVAAVTDNIFAQEDVPSGTKAAPGSGAGMPSTTQPSNREIEATSAEPAREQIETEAPKPVKVPEIVVKEARERKDSYTVDESGSAMRIPVPIHDTPRSIDVVTQQVLEDQKVIRFSEALRNVSGVSQSNNQGGQSGQVMIRGFASGLNIFKNGFRDDDVFGTRTQRDVINLERIEVVKGPPSYLYGRSDPGGIINQITKAPLRNHYYSAEMLIGSYGLYRPQFDIGGPLNASKTLTFRFNGMFESAGSYRDGVESTRTFLAPTIGWEIGPRTTLRVEGEYLYTRAPIDRGLVAIGGGVASIPISRFLGDPTRKNETNHGKATITLLHEFNDLFTWRTAFRSAVSRTRYSSRESWFFVGDENAGILNVAQFVIPTITQSHYLQNELHGKFSTGPIKHKTIIGVELGREVDVASVSSDFGGDTSNPGVVPFSFINIFNPADKLFLNTPLLKSSDTKTVNNILGVYFGNHVSLLENLHVHGGGRFDYFKQHLTNRPNDFDPIQTEDSQTKTAFSPSVGVTYQPWKPVALFANYTESFAPQTGGTRSFDGTLFEPERGKAYEGGVKFQFFENRLRAKIAAFHIKKKNVLTTDPINGFAFSVATGEQRSEGIEFDVAGRILPGWDVIANYAYIDTRVTADNSFLTGSRVPNTALNQGSLWTTYFIQDGPLRGLGGGLGMYAQGKRNGIFQCQTPGDCQQFELAGYVRMDAAVYYRRPEVFTRTNLLAAVNFTNVLDQRYFAGTLNIREVVDPGAAFTMIGSLKLEFQ, encoded by the coding sequence ATGGAACGAAGAGAATTGGGCGACAACGAGCATGCTTCACGATCCCAAGAAGACAACACGCGATGGCTTCATGCGTGGTTGCCGAGTCTACGACTAGGTTTTTTGATTGTTACGCTCGTTGCTGCAGTAACCGACAACATCTTCGCGCAAGAAGACGTGCCCTCAGGCACAAAAGCCGCTCCCGGCTCGGGTGCCGGGATGCCAAGTACTACTCAACCGTCGAACAGGGAGATTGAGGCGACGTCGGCTGAGCCGGCGCGTGAGCAAATAGAAACCGAAGCTCCGAAGCCGGTCAAGGTGCCTGAAATTGTGGTGAAAGAGGCACGCGAAAGGAAAGACTCCTATACCGTTGATGAGTCGGGGAGCGCGATGAGAATACCGGTACCTATCCACGACACCCCTCGTTCCATTGATGTGGTGACGCAGCAGGTGCTGGAGGATCAAAAAGTGATTCGGTTCAGTGAGGCCCTGCGAAATGTGAGCGGGGTGTCGCAATCCAACAATCAGGGTGGCCAAAGCGGCCAGGTCATGATCCGTGGATTTGCATCGGGCCTGAACATCTTTAAGAACGGCTTTCGTGACGACGACGTATTTGGAACACGAACACAGCGAGATGTGATCAATCTGGAACGCATTGAAGTTGTAAAGGGCCCACCGTCGTATTTATACGGCCGGTCTGATCCAGGCGGCATTATCAACCAAATCACAAAGGCACCGCTGCGTAATCACTACTATTCGGCGGAAATGCTCATCGGGAGTTACGGTCTTTATCGTCCACAGTTTGATATCGGCGGACCACTGAATGCCAGTAAGACTCTGACGTTTCGGTTTAACGGCATGTTCGAATCTGCCGGCAGCTACCGAGATGGCGTCGAATCGACACGGACATTCTTGGCGCCGACGATCGGCTGGGAAATCGGGCCTAGGACCACGTTGCGTGTCGAAGGCGAATATCTCTACACTCGTGCCCCAATCGACCGTGGATTAGTAGCAATCGGCGGCGGAGTCGCGTCCATCCCGATCAGCCGCTTCCTCGGCGACCCGACACGGAAAAATGAAACCAACCATGGAAAAGCGACCATCACCCTGTTACACGAGTTCAATGATCTGTTCACCTGGCGAACCGCATTTCGATCGGCTGTAAGCCGCACACGATACTCCAGCCGTGAATCGTGGTTCTTTGTCGGAGACGAAAACGCGGGAATCCTGAATGTGGCGCAGTTTGTTATCCCGACGATCACGCAAAGTCACTACTTGCAGAATGAATTGCACGGCAAGTTTTCCACTGGTCCGATCAAGCATAAGACCATCATCGGGGTGGAACTGGGGCGCGAAGTTGATGTCGCTTCAGTATCGAGCGATTTTGGCGGAGACACCTCCAATCCAGGTGTCGTCCCTTTCAGCTTCATAAATATTTTCAATCCAGCCGACAAGTTGTTTTTGAATACCCCGCTGCTCAAATCAAGCGACACGAAAACTGTGAACAATATTCTGGGCGTCTATTTTGGGAATCATGTAAGTCTTCTCGAGAATCTCCATGTACATGGTGGCGGGCGATTTGATTACTTTAAGCAGCATCTGACTAATCGTCCCAATGATTTTGATCCGATTCAGACGGAGGACAGCCAAACGAAAACGGCATTCAGTCCGTCTGTCGGTGTGACCTATCAGCCGTGGAAGCCCGTCGCCCTTTTTGCCAACTATACGGAGTCGTTTGCGCCTCAAACAGGGGGAACCAGGAGCTTTGACGGAACGCTGTTTGAACCGGAGCGCGGCAAAGCGTATGAGGGCGGTGTCAAATTCCAATTCTTTGAGAACCGCTTGCGCGCAAAAATAGCCGCCTTTCACATCAAGAAGAAGAATGTCTTGACAACCGATCCAATAAACGGTTTCGCGTTTTCCGTGGCGACAGGTGAACAGCGCAGTGAAGGCATCGAGTTCGATGTAGCGGGACGAATTTTACCCGGCTGGGATGTTATTGCCAATTACGCCTATATCGACACACGGGTCACTGCGGATAATTCCTTCCTTACAGGAAGCCGAGTCCCCAATACTGCGTTGAATCAAGGTAGCCTCTGGACGACCTATTTTATCCAGGATGGGCCATTGAGAGGGCTCGGAGGTGGACTTGGCATGTACGCGCAGGGCAAGCGCAATGGGATATTCCAATGCCAAACTCCGGGCGACTGTCAGCAGTTCGAGCTTGCAGGATATGTCCGTATGGATGCCGCCGTGTACTACCGAAGGCCGGAAGTATTTACTCGAACGAATTTGCTTGCTGCCGTGAACTTCACCAATGTCCTCGATCAGCGGTACTTTGCGGGCACGCTTAACATCAGAGAGGTCGTCGATCCCGGAGCAGCCTTCACCATGATCGGCTCTCTGAAGTTGGAGTTCCAGTAA